In Nitrososphaera sp., the sequence CCGGTCTGACATTCTTGAGAAAAAATCAGACGTGCTTCATTTTACCCCTGCATTCTGCCGCTACGTGCTGCAGAACCAGGCGAAAAAACGCTCAAACTCGCTAGAGTCATGGCGCGAGCTCTTGGAGTCGTTTGCGGGCGGCAGGCTCGACATAACCGACGAGGAAGTCACAAACGTTATGGTGTATCTTGACTATTACCTTGCCAAGTATTCAAGTCCTGGCCACTAGGCCGGGGTCGAAATTTTTTCCATTTCTTTGCGTATGCACAAGCTGATTACTTCAGCGCCTGCACCCATGATTTCCTTAAGCGCATTCTCTATGGACTCGAGATCGGTTCCAGGCTTTTTGACATCTACGCCCTTTTTCTTTAGATGAAAATAAAGCGCATGCCTGACCGGGTCGTCAAAAATCCCAAGTGCAGAGTCTACTGCCATGGGAAGTACCGATTGGCTAGCCGGGTTCTTCACATACTCACTCCTCTTCTTTTCGGCAGTCATGCTCGATAGTAAAGCATGGTTCAGCAATATCTTATGATAACATGAGTATGTCTTTTGGAGTTCATACTAACAGTGAAAACAGCGCCAGGAGGCAGTTTTACTGCAGTTACTCAAAAAGGAACTGAAATTTGTGACAGCAGTCGAAAGCAAGCCTGGAAAGGCATCAAAACGTGGAGCCAAGAATAGCGGGAGCGCTGTCGCGCCTGCCGCTTCTTCGCAGTCACTTGCAGAACTTCTCGAATACATCAAGGCAAACAAGGTCGCCAAGTTAGAGCCGTCCTTTAGGCCCAAGCTGGGCTTTACGTACCCAGGCCTCGAATCTATGCGCTTTGAGCAGCAGCTCGAAAACCTCGAGTCGCTTGAAAAGGAAGGGCTTGTGGCCAAGAAAGGTTTTGTCGTTGCTCTGGGCTGCCCGCACTGCTCGTCATACGTGCTAACTCTGAAACTCGCCTGCCAGTCGTGCAGCTCGGGAAATATTGTCAAGGGAAACGTGATAGAGCACATCACCTGCGGCAATACCGACTTTGAGGAAAAATTTCTGGATTCGTCAGGCAGGCTGGTTTGCAAAAAGTGCAACAAGCGCCTTAACGCTCTCGGTGTCGACTATTCCCGGCCGGGCTTTTTCTACCGCTGCCAGTCATGCAAGGGTCTCCTGCCCACCGCCACGGAGCAGTTTGCTTGCTTTGGCTGCGGTAAAGAATCGAACAAGGAGACTCTCCAGACCATAAGGATTCCGATCTTTGCCGTCGAGCACAAGGTGTTCAACAAGTTTGCAGACGGGATAAAGGCCGCGACTGACGTTCTCTCTGAAGAACTGGCAAAGCGCGGCATCAGGGTAACCCACCCGGCTTCAATCGCGGGGGCCTCGGGGATAATGCAACAGTTCTCCATTGCCATCTATAATGAACATGACAACACCAACCCTGTCCTTGTTGGCGAAATGGCTGACCAGTATCCGACGCACGAGACTGCAATCCTGTCAGTCTTTGCAAAATCAATTGACGTCGACGTGCACTGGCAGCTCTTGATAACCCATGAGGATCTGGATGACAAGGCCAACGTACTTGCAAAGGCATACGGGATGCTTGTAATCAAGGTAGACCCGCTTGACATAGCCGCCTCTGCATGGGAAGGGGCCGACAGGATTTTCGAGCACTATAAGAGAATTACCCGAACCCCCGGCCACAAGTTCGTAGCAGAGGGACAATAGGTGCAAAGGGCAGGCCACCAAGGTAGCCATGCAGCAAGCATGCTGCATTCTTGCTCGCTTTCGGTGATTGTCAGGTGAACAAGAGGCTTGCGCTTGCAGTTGCAGCCGTTGAGGCCCTCCTTGCGGCAGTTGTAGGCCTTTTTTTTAGCCAGGTCATTCTAATCTCGCTTGCAGTCTCGCTGGTAATCTGCGCATATTTGCTGTTTGTCATAAAGAAGAACTTTGCAACGGAGCAGCAAAACAACGACCGGGTGAGCACCCTAGCAAAGGGCAGAAGGAACGGAAGAATCAGGGTGCCTTTCTCACTGGTGTTTGTAACCGCGCTAGCTATCCCTTCCGGCTATTCCATCTACCATGCGGCGCTAAATCCGTCCCCGGAGGCAGTCTATTCGGTTGCCATCTCTTTTGGAATAGGCATGACCTTTCTCTTTTCAATGATAAACCTGCCCCTTTCGATATATCACAAGATCCGGGAAAAAAGCATCCCAAATCCTACTGTCACGCCGCTAATCTCGGTAATCGTCCCGGCGTACAACGAGGAGCTGCTGATTAGCCGGACAATAGAGTCGCTGCTCGAGTCAAGCTATCCGAGCAAGGAAATTATCATCGTCGATGACGGCTCGACTGACCGGACCCAGAGCATCGCCCTCGCCTATGAAACCAAGAACGCGGAAAAGGCCAATACGGGAACGCGAGTGATTGTTGCAAAAAAGGAAAACGGCGGCAAGGCGTCGGCGATTAATTATGGCCTTCATTTTGCGACGGGCGAGATTGTGATTATAGTTGACGCCGATTCGATAATCGGCCGAGAGGCCCTCTTTGAAATGATAAAGCACTTTTCCGACCCGACAGTTGCGGCGGTAGGCGGCAACGTGCGCGTCATGAACCGCTGGAACCTGATTACAAAGTGCCAGGCGCTCGAGTACATCACCGGCATCAACCTGCTAAAACGCGCCTTTGACTATCTTGGCGTGGTGATGATTGTACCTGGCGCCCTGGGCGCTTTTAGAAAAAGTGCGCTGGTTGAGCGCGGAAGCTACGACACCGACACTCTGACCGAGGACTTTGACGCGACGCTCAAGGTGCTCAAGTCAGGCAATACCGTCCAGGCAAGCTCCGAGGCGCTTTCTTATACCGAGGCGCCCACCACGCTCAAGGACCTATACAAGCAGAGGCTGCGGTGGAACAGGGGCAACCTCCAGACCATGATAAAGCACAGGGACATCATGAGAAATCCCAGGCTTGGCATGCTGCATGACTTTGGCTATCCCGCAGTCCTGCTGACAATGCTTCTCTCGCCGTTTCTTGGCATGATGGTAACGGGATTTACAATTCTTGCATTAATCGACGGCATGTGGCAGTTCGTCCTTCTTTCGTTCCTGCTTTTTGCCGGCATACAGGCCGCTTTTTCTGCGATCGCGCTTGTGATGGAAGAAAACGAGGACTGGAAGCTGCTGCTGTACTCGCCCCTGTTTGTCATAGGCTACAAGCAGCTGCAGGACTACATCATTATCAAGAGCATCATTGACGTCGTCTTCAAGAAGAACCTAAAGTGGACCTCTGTCAAGCGCTCGGGAGTCATTAGAAAGCAAAAGGCTTCGAGCGAGGCGGCCTAGTTCGCAAAGTTAGCACCAGCTCTCTTGTGCGTAACCAGGGCTCAAATTAGGTGTAAGAACTACTCCATACCTGTTCATATATACGCGCCATCACGCTCAGAAACCAAAGAATCCATATGGTGCGCCCAAGCGGCAGTGAGAGCCAAGGTGCAAAAAGCATCGGGCATGAGGAAGAGGATGAATTTGAAGAGACAGCTCCCGTTGAGGGCCATGGGCCGTCAATTGCGGGAAGCGGAGACCGTTCAAAGTTGATTGCAGAGCTCGCATCATACGGCGCAAGAATCGAGGAATTTGAGAACGCCAGCCCGCAGGAACTTGAAAGCCTGCTCAAAGGAATTAGGTGGCTTCGCAGGACGATGGGTCCGGCCACGCCGGACAGGTCGGGGTCTTCCTTTTCCGGAGTGGACAAGAAAGTGCTCAAGGCTCTTATAACATCAAACGGAAGGATATCGTCCCTTGCCCTTTCACGTCAGCTTGACGTTCCACTGACAACCGTCCAGAGGAGGAGAAAGCGACTTGAGAGCGAGTTTATCGAAATGTATTACGTGCTAAAGCTGGAGCGACTTGGATGGAGGCGCGCAAGCCTGCTGATATCCACAGAGGAGGGCCGCACGCGCCTCATAGGCAAGCAGCTTCTTTCCAGATCCTCCATAGCCTCAGTCTCTACAACGATTGGGGAGCACACCATAGACCTTCTCGCCGAGGTAATCTTCAAGGACAATGCGGAGCTTTTGAACATAATCGAATGGGTCAAGTCCACTGAGGGAGTCAAGCAGGTCGTCTGGACAGAGGCCGTCGAGCGGATTGGCGAGAACAGCGACAAGACCCTCGAAATAATCGAAGGCGACAAGAAGCAGTAGCCTCTTTTATTTTACAGACTTTGCCAGCGCGTCAGCCCGGCAGAATCCGGACTTTAGTAAATTCTAGAATTGAGAAAAGAAGGGGTGTCTAGCTTGCGTTTGAAGACGTGTTTAGCTGCGACGGTCTGACCTTGAGAAACCTTGTGTCGTAGTAAAAGTAGTCGATGCCATTCTTGCCGATACCCTTGACCCTCTTTATCCTTCCATCTTTGGTGAGCTGCGCGATGGCACGGTAAAGGTGCACGCGGCTCGTGTTTCCGCCTTCCACTAGCATCGTGAACAGGTCCTTGAAATTCAACTTGCCGTTGTTCTTGCTAATCGCTGAAAAAACTGTCTCAATGTATGCTTCAGTCGAAGTGGGTGGGATCTGGTGATTGGTGCTGGCCACTGGGCTTATCAAATGTCTGGAGGCCGGTGGGAATCAAAAGTTTGGGTGTGTTGGCCTTTGTACTGACAGAAAAGGCCTCCCGTGCCCGTTTGGAAGGAACGATTGCGCGGTCCTCCATTCAGACCTCTCTGGGTTTGCTGTATGGCAAGATAACTCGGGGTTCGGCAAGTATTCTGGGTCATATTTTGCAGAATATTGCTGCGCATGAGACACGTTTCTTTTATAGCTGCCGAATCGATAAAGAATAGTTAGTAATCATGAATACAGCGGATGCATTTCACTTTGCGATAATCCGGGGCGTGTCAGTTCTAGGCGAGCCGGTTGGCGACTCGCTAGAGCGACATCTGGAGGCCGACGGCATCGACCTCAATTCACGCCAGCCCGTTGATGCCCTGGAACTTGATGAGAAGCTGCGGCAGTTCTTCGGTGCAGGGTCTGGACCGCTCATGCGAGTAATTCATCAAAGATTTCTGGAAAACCTTGGATACTCCGAGCCTGCCCTCGTGGACAGGGCACTTGCAAGCCTGTCTTATGCGGAACAGATTGACCTTATTATGCAGTCACACGAAGCAACAGGCCAATTTTCTGGCGTCTCCGACCGCTAGCAGGCATATATGCAAATATTCCAGTCCAAATATTCAAGGCTTGTGTCGTCTGACTTTTTTGAAATGGACAGACTCGTCGAGGACCTTGCCAAAATATACGCTACTGCCTGCGCTGCGGCGTGGTTCCGCATGGAGCGAAAAACAAGGCCCACAAGGGAGGAATTTCGAGAAAAAGTGGTGGAATTTATGAAGCACATCGACCACACGATGGCGGCATTTCCACAGACGCCCGCGGGCATTGAACTGCGCAAGCACGTGCAGGCCGCATTGGACTTGGAAATCGCCCACGTGATTTCAGGCGAGAACAAGGAAGTCGAAAAGCGCTACAAGTATTTTGTGGACTATGCCTGAATTTCCCGCCTGAGCTCCTCGATAAAGTCGCGCATAAAGCGGGTGCGCTTGCGGGCCAGCTTTTTCGCGGTCTCGGTGTGCATCGAGTCCTTGACCTTTAGCAGTTTCTTCTGAAAGTGGTCCATCGTCCACAGCCGGTCGTCCGGCTCCCTGTCTGCCTCGCAGAGAGGGTCCTTTGGGTTGTAAAACATCCTGTTTTCGCTCCCTCCCACACTAAACGTCCTTGCAACTCCAATCGCGCCTAGTGCGTCCAGCCTGTCGGCGTCCTGCAGTATCCTGCCTTCAAGCGTGGTTGGAGTGATCTTTTTTGAGTAGCTGTGGGTCCGTATGCAGTACGAGATTCTTTCAATTTTTTTTTGAGGGAAGCCGTGCCTTCGCAGTATTTCCTCGGCAAGGTCCGCACTGTCGTCTGCGGACTTGGACCTCTTGGCGCTGCCCTTCGGGTAGACCACGAGGTCGTGCATGAGAGCGGCTGCCAGCAAAACGTCCATGTCGGCATTCTCCTTTTTCCCTATGGCCTCCGCGTTGCGGTACACCCTCATTATGTGCTCAAAATCATGCGCGGGGTCGCGGCCCTCGAGAATCTTCTCTACCTCCTTTCGTATCTTGCCCAGTGCCGTCACTTGTGCTAGCAGCTCATCCCGCGGGATTTTGGCGTATTAAGTTATGGTTTGTAGGGCAATCTACCACTGTTTCTTTGGATAGCTGACTTTTTGTCGCGATTGGCACAAAAGAGCGCCTTTAGATGGTAGGGTGAAATGTACCTGTGAATTATTATGAGTGAAAAATCGGGTAGAAAAAACCAAGAACCGCTTTTGCGGATTTCGCTGTTTTGTGGTGCAGCGCTTGTCGTCGTCTCCATGATGCTCCTGCCGGCATTTGTCAACTCTGGTCAAACTGCAGCAGCCGCTAGCGGGACAGTTTCGCCCTCTCCAAAGGTGATCAACATAGTCACAATTACATCAGACCCTGCAACCCAGGCCGTGATAAAGAAGCACCTGAAAAGCACAGACATCGTGAGCAGTTTCTCTATCAACACGTTTTCAAAGTTCCCAGGCCAAAAGCACCTGCTTGAAGCAAACTCTATCCCGGTTATCCAGCAGGACATCAAGACCGCTGCAACTAGCGGAGTAAAGATTGACTATATTGCGTATGACAACGAGGCCTCAAACGGCGCAGGCTCGACTCCCCCGTCTGAACTTGTCAATCCCGCCGCATCAACAAACCAGGCAATGAGCATAATCAAGGCGGCAGGCTACAGCTCCGGCATTAGCCCTACAAGACGAATCCTGCTGAGCGAATATGCAGGCCTTGACTTTAGCAACATAAACCAGGTAGACATCCAGCTGCAAAAGGTGGTCGGCAACTCCCAGTTCCAGAGCGTGCCCGGTACGGTTATACCGTATGCAAAGGCCAAGAACCCTTCAGTGCAGGTAACAGCGCAGATTAGTCCCAGCCTTGCCACCAATACCGACATTGTCAACTCGCTTAACACCATCAGCAGCCAGATAGACGGCGTATGCATCATGTGGAACGGGAGCGACGCAACCGTGCTTGAGAGCCTCTTGATAGCGCTTGGCAGGTAAGCGGTCAAGGGCCTGAAGCCCTGCTGGCAAATCCGTATTCTGCAGGCGCGCTCGCCTGCATCTATTTTTGTTATTTCATATATGGCAAGGTTATATGCTACCCGTAGAAAATTCCAGACTGGAACTCGTTACTTGGCAAACATCCTGCTCACCGCAAACGAGCTAATCTACTCGAGGAAATTCTACGTTGCTATCGCCGCTGCGGTTGCAGTAGGCGTAGTTCTGTTTGTACCCGTGATGCCATTCAAGACCACTGAGCAGTATGTCGTTATGCAAAACTCGACCGAGTCATACCCGGTAACGGAGGTTCACCAAGAGGCGTACCAGGAGGCGCAGACGCAGCAGGTGACATACACCGTTGCCACCCAGATGAGTTCTGACCTGGGAGGCTATGAGAACTATTTGCTCAAGCCCGCGTCAGTACGGTACTGGTCCGGTTACGTCCCACAGGGCGCCAAGGTAGAGTACGTCTACAGCGCGGAAAAGCCCATAGACTTTTTCATCAGCGCGTCGGCTGACGGCTCGCCCCTGAGCGCTGCTACGCTTGACAGCGCGGACAGGATGTCGTTCAAACAGGTGACGGCGCAGAGCTATTTTCACGGAACTTTTAACGCGGACCGGACCGGCACTTATTACTTTATCATGAGGAGCCTTGACAACTCGAACAGCACGTCTGTTCTGTATGCGCGCTCGATAGCTTCGTGGAACGTCCAGACTCCAAGCGTCCGCAGTGAACAGGTCATGGTCACCAAGTATCACGACGTAAACGGCCCTGTCACGTTGCAGCGCTCCATACAGGTGCCGGTAACAAAGACGCGCGAAGCCTCAACGACGACGTCTGTATTCCGTTACTTTACGGGCATTGATGTCTGGGGCCAGATCCTTGACAAGGCCCAGGCGATTCCCGGCTTGAAGGACCTGATTCCGGCCGCCAAGCCCGCGCCGCCCCAGGCTTCCGCACCAAGCTCTGCTAGCCCTCCAGCTCCAACTCTTGGCACGACTCCCGCCCCTTCAGACAACTCTCAAAAGTCGGCTGAAGAAAGACAGAAGGAATACCAAAAGCTCGTCCAGCAGCAGGGCGGGGACGACAGCGTCATAGGCCAGGCCAACAAGGACCTGAACAACCTCAGCCCGGGCAAGATAGGCAGCCTGGCCGGGGCCACTGGCGGAACTGTTGACTGCGGTGCCTGCTAGGCGCTGGAAAAGACCTCAAGCCCTTGCATGGAATACCTGGGAAATAATTAAATGCAAACCCGCCCGACGCACGACTGCATCGCAGCGGAGGTCGTGTGGCTTTGGTCGTAGGCGTTGATTTTGGCCTTGTCAGGGTAGTCATAGCACTTGCCATGTTTGCAAGCTCGTCATACTTTGACCTCAAAAAGCGCGAGGTAAGCGACTACCTGTGGATGGTATTTGCCGCCGCAGCCGGCATCGTGTACATTTTCGACTTTCCGTCAAGCGTCGGCGAAGGCCTCGAGATAATGGTCTCTATGGGCGTGACGGCTGCCGTGGCGTACGGAATCTACCGGGCCGGTCTGTTTGGGGGCGCCGACATGCTTGCGCTTATCACGCTCTCCGGAATCCTGCCTCTTTATCATGGAAGCCTCCTCGGCATCAAAGGGACTTCAATCCATCCGTTTGCCCCCATAATCGTTCTTACAAACGCGATAATCCTGTCGGTTGCCCAAGTAGGGTTCAACGTCGCAAGAAACCTCTCGTATTATTCCAAGCACTCTGGCAGGCTCTTTGAAGGGCTACAGCACGAGCCGGCGTCCCGCAAGGCCTTTGCCATCATAATCGGTCACCGCTCGAGCAACCCTCAGTTTGCGTTTCCAATCGAAAAGGTATCAAGCAAGGGCAAGCGCGAGTTTGACTTTGCCTTAAAAAACGCCGAAACCGCAGAGTACGAGGTAAAGAAGGACGTATGGGTCACGTCCGGCACACCGTTTCTGCTCTACTTTTTCGCCGGGTTTGTCGCCATGATCCTTGCAGGCGACCTGCTGGTAGCCGCATTCAAGGCTGCCGGGGCTATTGCAATCCATTAATTAAGGGTGCAGGCGCCTGAGCATGGTAAAATGCCAAAGAGGCTTTATGCGGTAGGCGTCGGACCCGGCTCGCCGGACTACATTACTGACGGAGCAAAGAAGGCAATCCGCGATTCGGCCTACGTAGTGGGCTACCGCTACACCCTTGCCACCATAGAGCACCTTATCGACCGCTCAGTACAGCAGGTCGTTGAAGTCACGATGAGGGACCAGGAAGGCACGTACCAGCGCGTATTTGCCTCAATGAAGGACGGGCAGTCATGCGCCGTACCTTTTACCGGCGACGTGAGTTTTTCCGAGTCCGAGGTAGTCGACAGGCTGCTTGAAATCTTTGGCGAGGACAACTCGGAGCTTGTGCCTGGAATCAGCTCCGTGCAGGTTGCCGCAGCTCGCGCCAAGGTGCCGCTTGACAAGTCAATCGTCCTCACCTTCCATGTCACCGGCGACATAGAACAGAAAAAGTCGCTCCTTCTGCAGCAGATAAGGGCCGGCATGAGCGCGGTCATTATACCGCGGCCTTGGCCCAAAGACCGCTCCAGGCACTTTATGCCAAAGCAGATCTCTGCCTTTCTGAGGGAGGGCGGCGTCGACACGACGAAATTGCCCGTCTGGGTTTTTGAGGACCTCACCACTGACAAGGAACGAGCTTTCTTTGGCCGGCTCGACGACCTCGAGTCAAGGCCGGACAGCGACGAGTTTTCGGACCTGACCGTCATGGTTATCGACCAGGCAAAGAGGCAGACGTACCTCGAGTTCTAGTCGATGCTAAGCGGTCTATTTCAAAAATGAAATGACTTTAAATACACAGACTGCATTTCTTTGCTTATGTCAATGGATAAGCCTGTTGGCATAACGGAGGTCAAGGCCGCTTCCAAGTGTTGCGTCGAATGCGGTGCTCGAATGGCTAGATCGCTCAAAGTTTGCCCCGCTTGCGGGGAGATGCAGGCCTGATCTGACTATTCCTCCTTTTTATTCTTGCAATAAATTGTAATCAATCCCGGAATTGCAGAAATTTCTGCAAATCCTGCAGCCGCTATGTCCCGAGCCCGGAGGCCGCGTTTATGCCTCCCAGCTGCTGAATAAACGCCCACTCCACGACGGCCCCCGCATAAAGGACGGCAACCACGATTCCTATTTCTATTAGCGCCGGGACGACCGAGTCGTGGAAGAACAGCCTGGCCCGCCCCTTTATCCACGGCTTGTCTTTTGCCAGCTTGTAGACTAGCATGCCGCTCCTTGACATTGCAAGGCCGTAGGAGAACAGCTCCATCGCCCCAAAGGGGGTCAGGAGTATGACAATAGGAGGCACGCTTGAAAGGGCCGGAGACGATTTTGCCATGGCAGAAAATACAGAGCCGGTCTCAAACCCCGAAAACATCCCAAGCACGGTACCGGCGGCCGGGATAAACATGCCAAGAGCAATGCGAGCATTGTTTGCAAAAATCCCGTTCTGGTCTATGTTGCCTATCTGGTCCTGGAACTGCTTTTTGAGATCCTTTGCATCCTGCTCGCTTAGCGGAGTCGCGGCTCCAACCGAGTATGCTATCATAAAAGCCGCCATGCCAATTACAAGGTACAGAACGCGACGGCCCCTAATTTTCGGGCGCACGAATGCTTCAGCGGCGGGCGCATTCTATAATGGTTTTGTCATGTTCCTACGGAAGCTTGTTTTTATTAGCGGTATGCGCAATCACTGCCGGTGAATTCGACAGCCACCCAGATCACACACCAACTGTTTCCGCAGTTCTTCAACCCCACGACCGACGTTGTAAAGCTGGTTGTACAGGACTTTGCAGTGATCATGGTAGTCGCCGCCATCATGCTCGCCATAACGTACAAGCTCCGCCAGCCCATGGTAATAGGCTACATTCTTGCCGGCATGGTCATAGGCCCGTACACAAATCCCTTCGGGCTGGTTCACAGCATAAGCACTCTCAATCTTTTCGCACAGCTTGGAATAATCATGCTCCTCTTTGTCACCGGCACAGAGTTTCCCGTGGCAAAGCTGCGTTCGCTTGGCCGCATTTCGCTTGTAGTGGCCCTTGGCGAGTCGATAGGCACGCTTTTGATAGTCTTTTTCACTGCGCAATACCTTGGATTTTCAACCACAGACTCGCTCTTTCTGGCGCTTGCGCTTTCGGTGACAAGCACGGTAATAACAATAAGAATCCTCGAAGACATCGGGCTTATCCGGGACAGGTCGACCAACCTTATTCTCGGAATCCTGATAGTCGAGGACATTATCGCAATCAGCCTTTTGGGTGTCCTCCAGTCAGTTGCCGTTGCAAACGGGGTGTCGATTGTAAACATTGCAATAACGCTTGCCATAGTAGGCGGGTTCATCGGGGGAGTAATTATCATCGGCTCAAGGGTAGTCCCCCGGCTGATAGACAGGGCGGGCAGAACAAACGACTATGCGCTGCTGCTGATTAGCATCCTCGGCCTTGCATTTGGCCTCTCTTATGTAGCAAGCAGCCTGGGCATGTCTGTCGTGATTGGCGCGTTTTTGGCCGGCGTGCTGGTCGCCGAGTCTAGAAGCGCCGCTGTGGCCAGGATAATAACCATCCCGCTCCGGGACATGTTCTCTGCCATATTTTTCATCTCCATAGGCGCGCTGATGGACGTCTCGGTGATTCCGCGCTACATAGTTCCGGCAGTAATTCTCATACTCACCTCGTTCTCGTCCAAGCTCCTCATAGTAACAGGCATGCTCATGCGCGCCAAGTTTGACAGCGCAACGGCTCTTCGGACGGGCTTTGGAATTTCGGCCACAAAGGGAGAGATGTCGCTTGTGATTGGAAAGGGAGGTCAGGATGTAAATGCCATTTCGGCCTCGATTCTCCCGATCCTAGGCGTCGTGACAATAGTGACCACTTTTCTCGGGCCGTTTATCATCCGCATTGGGACGAGGTTCCGCGTCTCAGAGCCCGAGCCTGCCGAGGAAGGCTCGAACAGGCCCGAGGGTGAAGCCTGACTACTGCATTATTGTCATCAGGTGCAGGTTGCGTCCTACGATGTCAAACTGCTCCGAGGGCCTGTCGGGGAACATGGCCAGAATCTTTTCTCTCTCCTTGCGCCTTTTCTGCTCAAGCAGCAGGCCGGCGATGTTTCGCGACCTGTTAAGGTGGTCAAACACCAGCGTGTATTTTATTTTTGAGAGAAGCTTTGCGATGCCGTCCTTTATCCTCTTCATGAGCGAGTCTCGTATCTCGCATAGCCCGCGTAGCTGTTCTACGGTTGATTTGCTGTCGCTTCTGACCGCGATGATTACCCGTCGCTTTTTGCGCCTTCCGCCGCTCATCTTCACAATGTTTGTCAGGTTGTCTGCTATTGCAAAATAAATTGCAAGCATCTCCATCCTCTGCACGCCAAACTTTTCGTTCTTGGTCGCGGGTCGGATGTTTCGAATCCTGCTGGTCTCGGTGTAGTGGTTGTACCAGGCAATGGAACCGGAGGGCGAGGCGTCAGCATCTATAACAATGCTGTGCAGCTGCAACTGGTGATTATAGGCATAGATGTGTATTTGAGGATATCCAATAGTCTCGCCATGAGGAATGTAGAAGCTATTGATATGATATAGATAATATAGAAAATTTCTACAAAATCCGTGTAAATCCACATGGCTGATTTAGCTGTGGAAAAATACACAATTGAGGTTGATGGTGTGGCCCCAAAGCGTCATCGTTCTCCAGCCGGTGGTCACGGCATCGGCTATCGGGGTTTCCAGTCAACCTCTAAGGAATGACTTGCAGTTCTATAGCATGAAGTGGAGAACAAAAACCTATCTGCCATATACT encodes:
- a CDS encoding HD domain-containing protein, with the translated sequence MTALGKIRKEVEKILEGRDPAHDFEHIMRVYRNAEAIGKKENADMDVLLAAALMHDLVVYPKGSAKRSKSADDSADLAEEILRRHGFPQKKIERISYCIRTHSYSKKITPTTLEGRILQDADRLDALGAIGVARTFSVGGSENRMFYNPKDPLCEADREPDDRLWTMDHFQKKLLKVKDSMHTETAKKLARKRTRFMRDFIEELRREIQA
- a CDS encoding cation:proton antiporter, producing MNSTATQITHQLFPQFFNPTTDVVKLVVQDFAVIMVVAAIMLAITYKLRQPMVIGYILAGMVIGPYTNPFGLVHSISTLNLFAQLGIIMLLFVTGTEFPVAKLRSLGRISLVVALGESIGTLLIVFFTAQYLGFSTTDSLFLALALSVTSTVITIRILEDIGLIRDRSTNLILGILIVEDIIAISLLGVLQSVAVANGVSIVNIAITLAIVGGFIGGVIIIGSRVVPRLIDRAGRTNDYALLLISILGLAFGLSYVASSLGMSVVIGAFLAGVLVAESRSAAVARIITIPLRDMFSAIFFISIGALMDVSVIPRYIVPAVILILTSFSSKLLIVTGMLMRAKFDSATALRTGFGISATKGEMSLVIGKGGQDVNAISASILPILGVVTIVTTFLGPFIIRIGTRFRVSEPEPAEEGSNRPEGEA
- a CDS encoding winged helix-turn-helix transcriptional regulator, yielding MVRPSGSESQGAKSIGHEEEDEFEETAPVEGHGPSIAGSGDRSKLIAELASYGARIEEFENASPQELESLLKGIRWLRRTMGPATPDRSGSSFSGVDKKVLKALITSNGRISSLALSRQLDVPLTTVQRRRKRLESEFIEMYYVLKLERLGWRRASLLISTEEGRTRLIGKQLLSRSSIASVSTTIGEHTIDLLAEVIFKDNAELLNIIEWVKSTEGVKQVVWTEAVERIGENSDKTLEIIEGDKKQ
- a CDS encoding A24 family peptidase C-terminal domain-containing protein is translated as MVVGVDFGLVRVVIALAMFASSSYFDLKKREVSDYLWMVFAAAAGIVYIFDFPSSVGEGLEIMVSMGVTAAVAYGIYRAGLFGGADMLALITLSGILPLYHGSLLGIKGTSIHPFAPIIVLTNAIILSVAQVGFNVARNLSYYSKHSGRLFEGLQHEPASRKAFAIIIGHRSSNPQFAFPIEKVSSKGKREFDFALKNAETAEYEVKKDVWVTSGTPFLLYFFAGFVAMILAGDLLVAAFKAAGAIAIH
- a CDS encoding glycosyltransferase, which codes for MNKRLALAVAAVEALLAAVVGLFFSQVILISLAVSLVICAYLLFVIKKNFATEQQNNDRVSTLAKGRRNGRIRVPFSLVFVTALAIPSGYSIYHAALNPSPEAVYSVAISFGIGMTFLFSMINLPLSIYHKIREKSIPNPTVTPLISVIVPAYNEELLISRTIESLLESSYPSKEIIIVDDGSTDRTQSIALAYETKNAEKANTGTRVIVAKKENGGKASAINYGLHFATGEIVIIVDADSIIGREALFEMIKHFSDPTVAAVGGNVRVMNRWNLITKCQALEYITGINLLKRAFDYLGVVMIVPGALGAFRKSALVERGSYDTDTLTEDFDATLKVLKSGNTVQASSEALSYTEAPTTLKDLYKQRLRWNRGNLQTMIKHRDIMRNPRLGMLHDFGYPAVLLTMLLSPFLGMMVTGFTILALIDGMWQFVLLSFLLFAGIQAAFSAIALVMEENEDWKLLLYSPLFVIGYKQLQDYIIIKSIIDVVFKKNLKWTSVKRSGVIRKQKASSEAA
- a CDS encoding stage II sporulation protein M; amino-acid sequence: MRPKIRGRRVLYLVIGMAAFMIAYSVGAATPLSEQDAKDLKKQFQDQIGNIDQNGIFANNARIALGMFIPAAGTVLGMFSGFETGSVFSAMAKSSPALSSVPPIVILLTPFGAMELFSYGLAMSRSGMLVYKLAKDKPWIKGRARLFFHDSVVPALIEIGIVVAVLYAGAVVEWAFIQQLGGINAASGLGT
- a CDS encoding SAM-dependent methyltransferase codes for the protein MPKRLYAVGVGPGSPDYITDGAKKAIRDSAYVVGYRYTLATIEHLIDRSVQQVVEVTMRDQEGTYQRVFASMKDGQSCAVPFTGDVSFSESEVVDRLLEIFGEDNSELVPGISSVQVAAARAKVPLDKSIVLTFHVTGDIEQKKSLLLQQIRAGMSAVIIPRPWPKDRSRHFMPKQISAFLREGGVDTTKLPVWVFEDLTTDKERAFFGRLDDLESRPDSDEFSDLTVMVIDQAKRQTYLEF